In one window of Deltaproteobacteria bacterium DNA:
- a CDS encoding histidine--tRNA ligase, which produces MSAPNDRPIPRQPAGFADSFAADVTARRRMIDTITSVYARFGFEPLDTPAMEYLDVLGKYLPEADQPDLGVFALRDDDEQWLAMRYDLTAPLSRVVAQYGNDLPKPYRRFQVGPVWRREKPGPGRFRQFTQCDFDTVGSASPAADAEACAVLAAALGELGIRPGEFEIRVNDRKVLNGILERAGVSDDPAARMTVLRAIDKLDRLGLEGVRELLGKGRKDPSGDFTRGADLAPDQIAAVIAFLGATGSDRAATCDVFRSLVGTSAVGAEGVEELERIDALLDAMGLGSDVVKFDPGLVRGLAYYTGPVFEAVLTVETVDDAGRKVSFGSVAGGGRYDDLVERFTGDKVPATGASIGVDRLLAALRLLGRVESSDADAPVVVTVMDAPRLAEYQKMTSELREAGIRAEMYLGSGGFRAQMKYADKRRAPIAVIAGGDEFARGEVTIKDMRLGAALAKDIADREEWRKGQPAQRAVPRDQLVPAILEMLGR; this is translated from the coding sequence ATGAGCGCCCCGAACGACCGCCCCATACCCCGGCAACCGGCCGGTTTCGCCGATTCCTTCGCCGCGGACGTGACCGCCCGTCGGCGGATGATCGACACGATCACGTCCGTCTACGCGCGTTTCGGATTCGAACCGCTCGACACGCCGGCCATGGAATACCTCGATGTGCTCGGCAAGTACCTTCCCGAGGCGGACCAGCCGGATCTGGGCGTTTTCGCCCTCCGCGACGACGACGAACAGTGGCTCGCGATGCGTTACGACCTGACCGCGCCACTGTCGCGCGTCGTGGCGCAGTACGGTAACGATCTGCCGAAGCCCTATCGGCGTTTTCAGGTCGGACCTGTCTGGCGGCGCGAAAAACCCGGCCCCGGGCGTTTCCGCCAGTTCACACAGTGCGATTTCGACACGGTGGGCAGCGCATCGCCGGCCGCCGACGCCGAGGCGTGCGCGGTGCTGGCGGCGGCTCTGGGCGAACTCGGAATTCGCCCCGGAGAGTTCGAAATCCGCGTGAACGACCGCAAGGTGTTGAACGGAATCCTCGAACGCGCGGGCGTCTCGGACGACCCCGCCGCGAGGATGACGGTTTTGCGGGCCATCGACAAACTCGACCGGCTCGGGCTCGAAGGCGTTCGTGAGTTGCTGGGCAAGGGACGCAAGGACCCATCGGGCGACTTCACACGCGGCGCGGATCTGGCCCCGGACCAGATCGCAGCCGTGATTGCGTTTCTGGGCGCGACGGGCTCGGACCGCGCCGCTACGTGCGACGTCTTTCGGTCGCTGGTGGGAACGAGCGCGGTCGGCGCGGAAGGGGTCGAGGAACTCGAGCGCATCGACGCATTGCTGGACGCGATGGGGCTCGGCTCCGACGTCGTGAAGTTCGATCCCGGCCTCGTGCGCGGGCTGGCGTATTACACCGGGCCGGTCTTCGAGGCGGTTCTGACCGTCGAGACGGTCGATGACGCCGGACGAAAAGTCTCGTTTGGCTCGGTCGCGGGTGGGGGCCGATACGACGATCTGGTCGAGCGATTCACCGGCGACAAGGTGCCCGCCACCGGCGCGAGCATCGGTGTGGACCGGCTGCTCGCGGCGCTGCGTCTGCTGGGCCGTGTCGAATCGTCCGACGCCGATGCGCCGGTCGTGGTCACGGTCATGGACGCGCCGCGTCTCGCCGAGTATCAGAAGATGACCTCGGAACTTCGCGAGGCGGGGATTCGCGCCGAAATGTACCTAGGCTCGGGCGGATTTCGCGCGCAGATGAAGTACGCCGACAAACGGCGCGCGCCCATCGCGGTCATCGCGGGCGGGGACGAGTTCGCGCGCGGCGAGGTGACGATCAAGGACATGCGGCTCGGCGCGGCGCTCGCCAAGGACATCGCGGATCGCGAGGAGTGGCGCAAGGGCCAGCCCGCGCAGCGCGCCGTGCCGAGGGACCAACTCGTGCCTGCGATTCTCGAAATGTTGGGGCGATGA
- the hisE gene encoding phosphoribosyl-ATP diphosphatase: MLIPVFPFAACPRDRATDRRAASEGPWWLAPLAAPRAVELGEEPLTTIETDVLVELVRERPTHVLRCRDITLVTRLLDEGAISVVVEPDIAATLPAEIPPKRIGLWADRAGDVAKALAAATIWTTDRTCANEDSRERVVMIDAASFDPAAAPAGTVAIRDAHRCPPDHEATAFCARIACDRNANLWTAICDDLGALVAWGWSNPDSIRRSMTERRAYLSADVASPPVWLGGALVAVQIDHGGRALRYLVAGPRVDAAWPNRWPEREGFAELYARLRERVHEAPPGSYTRRLLDTPDMLRGKLLEEAAELAAASGAADVRGEAADVLYFAWVALAREGVSPGEVEAEFARRALRLNRRPGDVKPPWAKGTNR, translated from the coding sequence TTGCTGATTCCCGTATTTCCCTTCGCCGCCTGTCCCCGCGACCGAGCGACCGATCGGCGTGCCGCCTCCGAGGGTCCGTGGTGGCTCGCGCCGCTCGCCGCGCCGCGCGCGGTGGAGTTGGGCGAAGAACCACTGACGACCATCGAGACGGATGTTCTCGTGGAACTCGTTCGGGAGCGACCGACGCACGTGCTGCGCTGCCGCGACATCACACTCGTCACGCGATTGCTGGACGAGGGCGCAATCTCGGTCGTGGTCGAACCCGATATCGCCGCGACGCTCCCTGCGGAGATCCCTCCGAAACGAATCGGCCTCTGGGCGGATCGCGCCGGTGACGTCGCGAAAGCACTGGCCGCCGCGACGATCTGGACGACCGATCGGACTTGCGCGAACGAGGATTCGCGAGAGCGTGTCGTGATGATCGACGCCGCTTCGTTCGACCCGGCCGCCGCGCCCGCGGGCACCGTCGCGATCCGCGACGCGCATCGATGCCCGCCCGATCACGAGGCGACGGCGTTTTGCGCACGGATCGCTTGCGATCGGAACGCGAACCTCTGGACGGCGATTTGCGATGACCTCGGCGCTCTCGTCGCGTGGGGTTGGTCGAACCCGGATTCGATTCGACGCTCCATGACCGAGCGGCGCGCATACTTGTCGGCGGATGTCGCGTCGCCGCCCGTTTGGCTGGGCGGCGCGCTGGTCGCCGTGCAGATCGATCACGGCGGGCGCGCGTTGCGGTATTTGGTGGCCGGCCCGCGCGTTGATGCCGCGTGGCCGAACCGATGGCCCGAGCGCGAGGGATTCGCGGAACTTTACGCCCGGCTGCGCGAACGTGTTCACGAGGCGCCGCCGGGATCCTACACGCGCCGGCTGCTCGACACGCCGGACATGCTGCGCGGCAAGTTGCTCGAAGAGGCGGCGGAGCTCGCCGCCGCGTCCGGCGCCGCCGACGTGCGCGGCGAAGCCGCCGACGTGCTCTACTTCGCGTGGGTGGCTCTCGCGCGAGAAGGCGTCTCGCCGGGCGAGGTCGAGGCCGAATTCGCACGGCGCGCGCTGCGTCTGAATCGGCGTCCGGGCGACGTGAAGCCGCCCTGGGCAAAAGGGACAAACCGTTGA
- a CDS encoding PAS domain-containing protein, with protein MTDATANDSGEPVGRLRSLLNASPAVVYCARPHVGFERTFVSDNVERLIGFTAKEVLDRPGFWAERIHADDRRGCLAALAEAIERGHAVCEYRIRQRNGRYVWIRDEALLSRDGHGLPLEMTGSLIDISRENTPSCICEPAKPGTGRLSRIRPIWCVVSFRTGR; from the coding sequence TTGACCGACGCGACGGCGAACGACTCGGGCGAGCCGGTCGGGCGGCTGCGTTCGCTCCTGAACGCGAGTCCCGCCGTCGTGTATTGCGCCCGCCCTCATGTCGGATTCGAACGCACGTTCGTGAGCGACAACGTGGAGCGCCTGATCGGATTCACCGCCAAAGAAGTCTTGGATCGACCGGGATTCTGGGCGGAGCGAATCCACGCCGACGATCGGCGGGGGTGCCTCGCGGCGCTGGCCGAGGCCATCGAGCGGGGACACGCGGTCTGCGAGTACCGTATTCGGCAACGCAACGGACGTTATGTATGGATCCGGGATGAGGCGCTGCTCTCGCGCGACGGTCACGGTCTGCCGCTGGAGATGACGGGCAGCCTGATCGACATCTCCCGCGAAAATACTCCGAGCTGCATCTGCGAGCCGGCGAAGCCCGGTACCGGGCGATTGTCGAGGATCAGGCCGATCTGGTGTGTCGTTTCCTTCCGGACGGGACGTTGA
- a CDS encoding ATP phosphoribosyltransferase regulatory subunit: MTPTGPVPGTRDIDGAAMAATRRVRASLEGLFDDGGFAFVHPPVLAEPGPFLARSGEAIRQRMYIFQDPGGREICLRPELTIPTARLYLERLAAKSETPARLAYIGPVFRYTSESGGDTPLREYVQAGAEWIGDVDAPETDARILAFALRAADAAGAIGATIVAGDLGLAAEAVRTVPVAPRIRARLLRQLWRPDAFLAALDATRTPRDRAGEANADSRLAEMGAESSRTLIEEILALVNVRHVGARTADEIAERLATKAEVASDDAVSAEIAAELRAWNEIRGDGASVLAAARTWMRNFRSDDGLRAIERAESRLAALATSGVDVGRVTWDLGLRGELEYYTGLVFEIRARHAGKEIVVGGGGRYDGLLRSLGAARDIPSAGFALTVTHLARIIAEAAK; this comes from the coding sequence ATGACGCCGACGGGACCGGTGCCCGGAACGCGGGACATCGATGGCGCCGCGATGGCGGCGACGCGGAGAGTCCGCGCGTCGCTCGAAGGCCTGTTCGACGACGGCGGCTTCGCGTTCGTGCACCCCCCGGTCCTCGCCGAGCCCGGTCCGTTCCTCGCGCGTTCCGGCGAGGCCATCCGTCAACGCATGTACATCTTTCAGGACCCCGGAGGGCGCGAGATCTGCCTGCGCCCCGAACTGACGATCCCCACGGCGCGCCTGTATCTCGAACGGCTGGCGGCGAAATCCGAGACGCCCGCGCGCCTGGCCTACATTGGTCCGGTGTTTCGGTACACATCGGAAAGCGGCGGCGACACGCCGCTGCGAGAGTATGTGCAGGCCGGAGCGGAGTGGATCGGCGACGTGGATGCCCCCGAGACCGACGCACGCATTCTCGCGTTCGCGTTGCGTGCCGCCGATGCCGCCGGGGCCATCGGCGCGACCATCGTCGCGGGCGATCTGGGGCTTGCCGCCGAGGCGGTGCGCACCGTGCCCGTCGCGCCGCGCATCCGTGCGAGACTGCTCCGCCAGTTGTGGCGGCCCGACGCGTTTCTCGCTGCACTCGATGCGACGCGGACCCCACGCGATCGCGCCGGCGAGGCAAATGCGGACTCGCGGCTCGCGGAAATGGGCGCGGAGTCGTCGCGAACGCTGATCGAGGAGATCCTCGCGCTCGTCAACGTGCGTCACGTGGGCGCGCGGACGGCGGACGAGATCGCGGAGCGACTCGCAACGAAAGCCGAAGTTGCGTCGGACGACGCCGTGAGCGCCGAGATCGCCGCCGAACTGCGCGCATGGAACGAAATCCGTGGAGACGGCGCATCCGTTCTTGCGGCTGCGCGAACGTGGATGCGGAATTTCAGATCGGACGACGGCCTGCGTGCGATCGAACGCGCTGAGTCCCGCCTCGCGGCGCTCGCAACGTCGGGCGTCGATGTCGGGCGCGTGACGTGGGATCTCGGCCTGCGCGGCGAGCTGGAATACTACACGGGGCTTGTGTTCGAGATTCGAGCGCGACACGCCGGAAAAGAGATCGTCGTCGGCGGGGGCGGCCGTTACGACGGGCTGCTTCGCTCGCTGGGCGCGGCGCGCGACATCCCGTCGGCGGGATTCGCGCTCACGGTGACGCACCTTGCGCGCATCATCGCGGAGGCGGCGAAATGA
- a CDS encoding radical SAM protein produces MTTQPVGFDWIPRVYLTVACNYSCFYCTNALPPRKLISAERWIEVLNRLPGDELIFTGGEPTLHPGFTDIVNGVKQAKIRMYTNMSWDVGMLDRLQKRIKVFASCHPGQKKSDTVEAISDKAVELLRRGHRILDIHSIAANGDLSEAVEIFARKGLKLRIEPDMWEVMETMIPDPSVHCRINRFFLGPDGLRYLCIKKLEVGDPTGVVNHSRLEAERSCHIHGECRPCDVRIYRVRPLFRSSENITAAAG; encoded by the coding sequence ATGACCACCCAGCCCGTGGGATTCGATTGGATTCCCCGCGTTTACCTGACGGTGGCGTGCAACTATTCGTGTTTCTACTGCACCAACGCCCTGCCGCCGCGAAAACTGATTTCTGCGGAACGCTGGATCGAGGTCCTGAACCGGCTACCTGGCGACGAGTTGATTTTCACGGGCGGCGAACCCACCCTTCACCCGGGATTCACCGACATCGTCAACGGTGTGAAACAGGCCAAGATTCGCATGTACACGAACATGTCGTGGGACGTCGGGATGCTCGACCGCCTGCAAAAACGCATCAAGGTCTTCGCGTCGTGCCACCCGGGGCAGAAGAAGTCGGACACGGTCGAGGCGATTTCGGACAAGGCCGTCGAACTCCTGCGTCGCGGGCACAGAATTCTCGACATCCACTCGATCGCCGCGAACGGCGACCTGAGCGAGGCTGTCGAAATCTTCGCCCGCAAGGGACTCAAACTGCGCATAGAGCCCGACATGTGGGAAGTCATGGAGACCATGATTCCCGACCCGTCGGTTCATTGCCGCATCAACCGGTTTTTTCTCGGCCCCGACGGACTGCGTTATCTGTGCATCAAGAAACTCGAGGTCGGCGATCCCACGGGGGTCGTGAACCACAGCCGACTGGAAGCCGAGCGGTCGTGCCATATTCACGGCGAATGCCGTCCCTGCGACGTTCGCATATACCGCGTGCGCCCGCTGTTCCGGTCCAGCGAAAACATCACCGCCGCCGCGGGATGA
- the hisG gene encoding ATP phosphoribosyltransferase, with product MTRTHSDRLTIALPSKGTLHEKTLDFLRSAGLRFRPSGPGRDYVGTLAGVDGVDVLLLRADEIPERLESGGAQIGITGEDLRLENGSDSGSTFRLIPDLGFGHARLVVAVPRVWIDVTTMHDLEEVSSIYRVRHGRPLRVATKFPRLTREFFLRHGVRDYVIVRSLGATEGAPASGAADLIVDLSSTGGTLTQNHLKELHDGTLVDSQAGLMVSSNSDHWNAARLASLARIVDLIESRMAAANELVLRAWAPRARARAIFDALNAGDLRCVPMTALPSEADAQPDGTRELVWLCRRDVVQAAANTLRDEGCTGVVATAADFVFRPDLDRLDEFRALIDVPEGATP from the coding sequence ATGACGCGAACGCACTCCGATCGACTGACGATCGCGCTTCCGAGCAAGGGCACGCTCCACGAAAAGACGCTCGACTTTCTGCGTTCGGCGGGGCTTCGTTTTCGACCGTCGGGCCCCGGGCGCGATTACGTGGGAACCTTGGCCGGCGTCGACGGCGTGGATGTGTTGTTGCTGCGCGCGGACGAGATTCCGGAGCGCCTGGAATCGGGCGGCGCGCAGATCGGCATCACCGGCGAAGACCTTCGTCTCGAGAATGGTTCGGATTCGGGTTCGACGTTTCGATTGATCCCGGATCTCGGTTTTGGGCACGCGCGGCTGGTGGTCGCGGTGCCGCGCGTTTGGATCGATGTCACCACGATGCACGATCTCGAGGAAGTCTCATCGATCTATCGAGTGCGCCACGGCCGCCCGCTGCGGGTCGCGACGAAGTTTCCCCGGCTCACCCGCGAGTTCTTCCTGCGCCACGGAGTTCGCGATTACGTGATCGTGCGATCCCTGGGTGCCACCGAGGGCGCGCCGGCGTCGGGAGCGGCGGATCTCATCGTCGATCTCTCCTCGACGGGCGGGACGCTGACGCAAAACCACCTGAAGGAACTCCATGACGGGACGCTCGTCGATTCGCAGGCGGGTTTGATGGTGTCGTCGAATTCCGATCACTGGAACGCCGCGCGGCTTGCGTCGCTCGCGCGAATCGTCGATCTCATTGAGAGCCGCATGGCGGCGGCGAACGAGCTGGTGCTAAGAGCCTGGGCGCCGCGGGCGCGGGCGCGCGCCATCTTCGACGCGCTCAACGCGGGGGATCTTCGGTGCGTGCCGATGACGGCGCTGCCCTCGGAAGCCGACGCGCAACCGGACGGAACCCGGGAACTGGTGTGGCTGTGCCGCCGCGACGTGGTTCAGGCCGCGGCGAATACGCTGCGCGACGAGGGGTGCACCGGCGTCGTCGCGACTGCGGCCGACTTCGTTTTTCGACCGGACCTCGATCGCCTCGACGAATTCCGAGCCCTCATAGACGTTCCTGAGGGAGCGACGCCATGA
- a CDS encoding glycosyltransferase family 1 protein, translating to MDDLLQRYESNLNALAARDDELAQLLRGWTDRFDLELLPAADGGWALNVDQGQGPIRVSSAETPVADATRYVDANLPGAPGFAPVLLVGVGVGYEAAEFFRRLNREPGGRWQAMYVVEPDPEIFKAALHVADWREMVAAPHVRLFVGEDAVGRLREFLDSDPMKPLPQSVCVRGQAAAAKEAATAVGDVLRRRVDLAKCLKASVDDFYRAQPVEFWLNEDSWRVLLISSGWSHFVQYANRDIDEALTALGHTVRTIAERDREDSLTGPALLAALDEFRPHLIHHIDHMRFESSAIYPADLPFLTSMLDYFPSLENSEAAKKLGDRDFVTGYCAHWAMYGYNSARLLPQEPLVNERIFRPLESGDGSLDRLRCDISYVSNIGRTAEMYFDDERPRFAAMGDDAKSAAEELFEVVRARFAEGNTIWTQGEYADLLRATRRGPTLAESIVTAIAHAFFAQIGNALFRQIPLVALSQAGFDLHLFGRHWDHHPKLARHARGVLEHGEELNRLFAASKINLHINQMAVAHNRLYEGIAAGAFFLIHEHRDVKRTGLNLSDVLFRGRDDLLRLCEKYLCDDDARRAFAERNRPRVLERFTFTRQYERTMRDLRSRLALARIFQQWDAALERHAEPVGELLTRRDLSAWTTQIAGFDAAVAMDRLFGDRPETQDAACAFHRRLLAAAEKHDERIAAHSINKHIRRRAFQSRRVLNPSIGEDPEGRRMLVRLAEMELPFAKTPYLCAVAPDGMLVIPDGFALTHEDDERTAWRFDPDTQSATPFAQEIGLNPGSFAPDGAYWAQIVGQGICRFADGRRDIVIHTGPTTGFNVVLQTLVSSGGDIIVWDRETGRVTLFSPEGELLRDLIAPRRFNDVRGLCVSGKELVACCGGRVTAVELNDPANSREFRRAPYGRWCATAATGSRLFAALYTPIQLKNGRVGTRARAIAMFRPEGHLEFMWDGLDDLPLPLSMNIIRFEGRACLAITSFQKRTVTVFDYGAD from the coding sequence ATGGATGACCTTCTCCAGCGCTACGAATCCAACCTGAACGCACTCGCCGCGCGCGACGACGAGCTTGCCCAACTCCTGCGCGGATGGACGGATCGTTTTGATCTGGAACTTCTTCCAGCCGCGGACGGCGGCTGGGCCCTGAACGTGGATCAGGGTCAGGGGCCGATTCGCGTGTCTTCCGCGGAAACGCCCGTCGCGGACGCGACGCGATACGTCGATGCGAATCTGCCCGGCGCGCCGGGGTTCGCGCCCGTACTGCTCGTCGGCGTCGGCGTTGGGTACGAAGCCGCCGAGTTCTTCCGCCGCCTGAACCGTGAGCCGGGCGGGCGCTGGCAGGCGATGTATGTCGTCGAGCCGGACCCCGAGATCTTCAAGGCCGCGCTTCATGTCGCCGATTGGCGGGAGATGGTCGCCGCGCCGCACGTGCGCCTGTTTGTCGGGGAAGACGCGGTCGGTCGCCTTCGCGAGTTCTTAGATTCCGACCCGATGAAGCCCCTGCCCCAGTCGGTGTGCGTGCGCGGGCAGGCCGCCGCCGCGAAAGAGGCGGCCACGGCGGTGGGTGACGTCTTGCGCCGCCGCGTCGACCTCGCGAAATGCCTGAAGGCTTCGGTCGACGACTTCTACCGTGCACAGCCGGTGGAGTTTTGGCTGAACGAGGATTCGTGGCGCGTCCTGCTCATCAGCAGCGGGTGGTCGCACTTCGTGCAGTATGCCAACCGCGACATCGACGAGGCGCTCACGGCGCTGGGGCACACGGTGCGGACGATCGCCGAAAGAGACCGCGAGGACAGCCTGACCGGTCCCGCGCTGCTCGCCGCGTTGGACGAATTCCGGCCGCATCTCATCCATCATATCGACCACATGCGTTTCGAGTCCTCGGCGATCTACCCGGCCGATCTGCCCTTTCTCACCTCGATGCTCGATTACTTTCCGTCGCTCGAAAATTCGGAGGCCGCGAAAAAGCTCGGCGATCGCGATTTCGTCACCGGTTACTGCGCTCATTGGGCGATGTACGGATACAACTCCGCGCGCCTGCTCCCCCAGGAGCCGCTGGTCAACGAGCGCATCTTCCGCCCGCTCGAATCCGGGGACGGCTCGCTCGATAGGCTTCGATGCGACATCAGTTATGTCAGCAACATCGGCAGGACCGCCGAGATGTACTTCGACGACGAGCGACCGCGATTCGCCGCAATGGGCGACGATGCGAAGAGCGCGGCGGAAGAACTGTTCGAGGTCGTTCGGGCGCGATTCGCCGAGGGCAACACGATCTGGACGCAGGGCGAATACGCGGATCTGCTTCGTGCGACGCGCCGAGGCCCGACGCTCGCCGAAAGCATCGTGACGGCGATCGCGCACGCCTTTTTCGCGCAGATCGGCAACGCGCTCTTCCGGCAGATTCCCCTTGTCGCGCTCTCGCAAGCCGGCTTCGATCTGCACCTTTTCGGGCGACATTGGGATCACCACCCGAAACTCGCGCGCCACGCACGCGGTGTGCTCGAACACGGTGAAGAACTCAACCGGCTCTTTGCAGCGTCAAAGATCAACCTGCACATCAACCAGATGGCCGTGGCGCACAACCGACTGTATGAGGGCATCGCGGCGGGCGCGTTTTTTCTGATTCACGAACACCGTGATGTGAAACGCACCGGGCTCAATCTCTCCGACGTGCTCTTTCGAGGCCGTGACGACTTGCTTCGTCTTTGCGAGAAATACTTGTGCGACGACGATGCGCGCCGCGCCTTCGCCGAGCGAAACCGCCCGCGTGTGCTCGAACGATTCACGTTCACGCGTCAATACGAACGCACGATGCGCGACCTGCGTTCGCGGCTCGCCCTCGCGCGGATTTTCCAACAATGGGATGCGGCGCTCGAACGACACGCCGAGCCGGTCGGTGAACTACTCACGCGGCGGGACTTGTCGGCATGGACGACCCAGATCGCCGGATTCGACGCCGCCGTCGCGATGGATCGGCTATTCGGTGATCGGCCGGAAACCCAGGACGCCGCGTGCGCGTTTCATCGGCGCTTGCTGGCGGCGGCCGAGAAGCACGACGAGCGGATCGCCGCGCATTCGATCAACAAGCACATCCGTCGTCGTGCGTTCCAGTCGCGGCGCGTGCTGAATCCGTCGATCGGCGAAGACCCCGAGGGCCGCCGAATGCTTGTCCGGCTCGCCGAGATGGAGTTGCCCTTCGCGAAGACCCCGTACCTGTGTGCAGTCGCGCCCGACGGCATGCTCGTCATCCCCGACGGATTCGCGCTCACGCACGAGGATGACGAGCGGACGGCCTGGCGTTTCGATCCCGATACGCAGTCCGCAACGCCGTTCGCGCAAGAGATCGGATTGAACCCCGGGTCCTTCGCGCCCGATGGCGCCTACTGGGCGCAGATCGTGGGCCAGGGAATCTGCCGTTTCGCGGACGGGCGTCGCGACATCGTCATCCACACCGGGCCGACGACCGGGTTCAATGTCGTTTTGCAGACCCTCGTATCTTCAGGCGGTGACATCATCGTCTGGGATCGCGAGACCGGGCGGGTGACGTTGTTCTCACCCGAAGGTGAGTTGCTGCGCGATCTGATCGCTCCGCGTCGGTTCAACGACGTGCGTGGGCTGTGCGTCAGCGGGAAAGAACTCGTCGCCTGCTGCGGCGGAAGAGTCACCGCGGTCGAACTGAACGATCCGGCGAATTCTCGCGAATTCCGGCGCGCTCCCTACGGCCGATGGTGCGCGACGGCGGCGACCGGTTCACG
- a CDS encoding aromatic amino acid lyase: MNPVRIRHDRDLTPGEICAVADDDAAVEFDDETGRMLDERRRQVVEFVESSNVPAYGFNRGFGHNVRLAVDADRAAELQRNLIRSHASAVGEPAPLPVIRAAMLMRSRSLARGHSGVRSEVPRKLVEFLNAGITPVVPRFGSVSASGDLAPLSHIALGLMGEGEVFVGDERLNAAAALARAGIEPLVLEMKEGLALNNGVQFSTAYGVLAAARLESLWRTACVGTSLTLQVMLGADTPWREDLHALRPHAGSVRTAAVLRALTANSPIREAHRPYDIDGEIQDPYNLRCAAQILGAARTLIDRANETFAIEANSVTDNPILLSGEDDAFTDIVSGGHFHGMPVAVDLYGLLQAAAMIASLVGARCARYVDEARNRGLGADLKWPGPTDDPEWNARQAASSGMMAPEYVAASLTNWLWGQCMPTHLFSISTDAGQEDHVSMAANVAIRAYDALPRLAEALAVELAFAAQAAAIRKRTPWLPSRARTASGEVTLDRHEVPEADRRLCEAGEAVLREIEPVFPVVTVDRPLSADLSALAALVLDGAIERCAARFGVFAAVDAPC; this comes from the coding sequence ATGAACCCCGTGCGCATCCGCCACGACCGCGATCTCACGCCCGGCGAGATTTGCGCTGTCGCGGACGACGATGCGGCGGTGGAATTTGACGACGAAACCGGGCGGATGCTCGACGAGCGCCGACGGCAGGTCGTCGAATTCGTCGAGTCGAGCAACGTCCCCGCATACGGATTCAATCGCGGATTCGGACACAACGTGCGCTTGGCCGTCGATGCGGATCGCGCCGCGGAGCTTCAGCGCAATCTCATCCGGTCGCACGCCAGTGCCGTCGGCGAGCCCGCGCCGCTTCCCGTGATCCGCGCGGCGATGCTGATGCGCTCCCGGTCGCTCGCACGGGGGCATTCGGGCGTGCGTTCCGAGGTCCCGCGAAAACTGGTCGAATTCCTGAACGCGGGCATCACCCCCGTCGTTCCCCGTTTTGGCTCGGTATCCGCGAGTGGCGATCTCGCGCCGCTGTCGCATATTGCTCTCGGCCTGATGGGCGAGGGCGAGGTGTTCGTCGGCGACGAGCGCCTGAATGCGGCGGCGGCGCTCGCCCGCGCCGGAATCGAACCGCTTGTCCTCGAAATGAAAGAAGGGCTCGCGCTCAACAACGGCGTGCAGTTCAGTACTGCGTACGGGGTGCTTGCGGCGGCGAGGTTGGAATCGTTGTGGCGCACGGCGTGCGTGGGAACCTCGCTCACCTTGCAGGTCATGCTCGGTGCCGATACGCCGTGGCGCGAAGACCTGCATGCGCTGCGGCCGCATGCGGGCTCGGTGCGGACGGCGGCGGTATTACGCGCGCTCACGGCGAATTCACCCATTCGCGAGGCGCACCGGCCCTACGACATCGACGGCGAGATTCAGGATCCATACAACCTCCGCTGCGCGGCGCAGATCCTCGGCGCGGCGCGAACGCTGATCGACCGCGCGAACGAAACCTTTGCGATCGAAGCGAACAGCGTGACTGACAATCCCATTCTGCTTTCGGGCGAGGACGACGCGTTCACCGACATCGTTTCGGGCGGCCACTTTCATGGCATGCCGGTCGCCGTCGATCTATACGGTCTGCTTCAAGCCGCCGCGATGATTGCGTCGCTCGTCGGTGCGCGATGCGCCAGGTACGTGGACGAGGCCCGCAACCGGGGGCTCGGTGCGGACCTGAAATGGCCGGGACCCACGGACGATCCGGAGTGGAATGCCCGGCAGGCCGCGTCATCCGGTATGATGGCGCCGGAATATGTCGCGGCGTCGCTCACGAATTGGCTGTGGGGACAGTGCATGCCCACGCACCTGTTCAGCATCTCGACCGACGCGGGGCAGGAGGATCACGTCAGCATGGCGGCCAATGTCGCGATCCGTGCGTACGACGCACTCCCGCGCCTCGCCGAGGCGCTGGCGGTCGAACTCGCCTTCGCCGCACAGGCCGCCGCGATTCGAAAGCGCACGCCGTGGCTGCCGTCACGCGCTCGCACCGCATCGGGCGAAGTGACCCTCGATCGACATGAGGTCCCCGAGGCGGATCGCCGTTTGTGCGAAGCGGGCGAGGCGGTGCTGCGCGAGATCGAGCCCGTGTTCCCGGTTGTCACGGTCGATCGTCCGCTATCGGCGGATCTCTCGGCACTCGCCGCCCTCGTGCTGGATGGTGCGATCGAGCGGTGCGCCGCGCGATTCGGCGTCTTCGCCGCGGTGGACGCGCCTTGCTGA